In one window of Macrobrachium nipponense isolate FS-2020 chromosome 2, ASM1510439v2, whole genome shotgun sequence DNA:
- the LOC135221314 gene encoding uncharacterized protein LOC135221314, whose translation MKIMEDSHSAPSISSDISPPSGLSCCHVREASDPFEASKSLQKPGSPKESHGRIVTTERDHFLINSGSGVRSKHPKPNASETGDFDEKKIRKRKENFHDTVSEIPMKSVKKRSFTREITSNKSSKEEQKKELAGAVFEDEEPRIECTKLLQSDCVQTSSAGPTAIYFDDHPMPNRSSPFDYVAQRNHKALNAAYDPKCSYYPADQKPVPPYGSPLSYYPSFSCECDDDSHAAVGQQSCTIPSVHVTKAEADDVQCQQKFFLTETPVDLGYPMADSQGCHNHPTLLYMTSRLNSEERIIEKSPEVPPRPWAFSKNDKDSLRGSTTGSCISSGTRYANTSDLGAPESRYLNVFESSFREESVERAQFCWQEEPIYATVGEQCPDGKESPQTSLHYNIGVKHWHSLNPSIKEENDEDLNKLRNARHLETDKSSLSSSTQTLCPEEPTIVVDDAGKDNPDGRKVKRLASSKPPKLPPKTLDDNIEPPDLPSKAMSEPPHEIYGLRIRLPLLRSGSCGVSEAEIFHPPKSRPVPPPRCSSMPYPPPKPVSPRLKEVVSSGDLHKRGPLYVVIGTSSAIFSAMAAAPTKLSCMTIHNCNLKDGRISLRNNRTP comes from the exons ATGAAAATAATGGAAGATTCTCACAGTGCTCCGTCAATATCCTCTGATATTTCACCACCCTCTGGTCTTTCTTGTTGTCATGTTCGGGAGGCATCTGACCCATTTGAGGCGTCTAAATCTCTTCAGAAGCCGGGCTCCCCAAAAGAATCACATGGACGCATTGTAACTACGGAAAGAGACCATTTTCTCATTAATTCAGGGTCTGGTGTACGTAGTAAGCACCCTAAGCCTAATGCTTCTGAAACTGGTGACtttgatgaaaagaaaattaggaaaagaaaagaaaattttcatgATACTGTGTCCGAGATCCCAATGAAATCAGTGAAGAAACGTTCTTTCACTAGAGAAATTACATCCAATAAATCTTCCAAAGAAGAACAAAAGAAAGAGCTTGCTGGGGCTGTCTTTGAGGATGAGGAACCTAGAATTGAATGCACCAAACTTCTCCAATCAGATTGTGTACAAACATCATCTGCTGGCCCTACTGCTATTTATTTTGATGATCATCCTATGCCAAACAGAAGCAGCCCATTCGACTATGTAGCACAAAGGAATCATAAAGCACTGAATGCAGCATATGACCCAAAATGTTCGTACTATCCTGCAGACCAGAAGCCTGTTCCACCTTATGGCTCACCTTTAAGCTATTATCCATCATTTTCTTGTGAATGTGATGATGATTCTCATGCAGCAGTTGGGCAGCAGTCATGTACAATTCCCTCAGTCCATGTAACAAAAGCTGAAGCTGATGATGTGCAATGCCAACAGAAgtttttccttacggaaactcCAGTTGACCTCGGGTATCCTATGGCAGATTCACAAGGTTGTCATAATCATCCCACCCTTTTATATATGACTAGTAGACTGAATTCAGAAGAGCGTATTATTGAAAAATCACCTGAAGTTCCTCCTCGTCCTTGGGCTTTTAGTAAAAATGATAAGGATTCTTTGAGAGGAAGTACAACGGGAAGCTGCATCAGTTCAGGAACTCGTTATGCTAACACCTCTGATCTAGGTGCTCCTGAATCTCGGTATCTCAACGTCTTTGAGAGTTCCTTTAGAGAAGAGAGTGTTGAAAGGGCTCAGTTCTGTTGGCAAGAGGAGCCCATTTATGCTACTGTTGGAGAGCAGTGCCCAGATGGGAAAGAAAGTCCTCAGACTTCCTTACATTACAACATTGGTGTAAAACATTGGCACTCCCTTAACCCATCAATAAAAGAAGAGAATGACGAAGACTTGAATAAATTAAGAAATGCTAGACATTTAGAGACTGATAAATCCAGTCTTTCATCGTCTACACAAACACTGTGTCCCGAAGAGCCTACGATTGTAGTAGATGATGCCGGAAAAGACAACCCGGATGGTCGTAAGGTTAAGAGGTTAGCATCATCTAAACCTCCAAAGTTACCCCCAAAGACCTTGGATGACAATATCGAACCTCCTGATCTTCCATCAAAAGCGATGTCTGAGCCACCGCACGAAATATATGGGTTGAGAATACGACTCCCTTTGCTAAGAAGTGGAAGTTGCGGGGTTTCAGAGGCGGAAATCTTCCACCCTCCTAAAAGTCGACCTGTACCACCGCCACGCTGTAGCAGCATGCCGTATCCCCCTCCAAAACCTGTTTCACCGAGGCTTAAAGAGGTAGTTTCCTCGGGAGATTTGCACAAACGCGGACCTCTTTACGTGGTTATTGGCACTTCTTCAG CTATTTTTTCTGCTATGGCAGCTGCACCTACTAAACTGTCTTGCATGACAATACATAACTGTAATTTAAAGGATGGGCGTATTTCTCTGAGGAACAACAGGACGCcctag